Proteins encoded together in one Anaerococcus murdochii window:
- the rsmI gene encoding 16S rRNA (cytidine(1402)-2'-O)-methyltransferase has translation MDYQIYFVPTPIGNLEDMTIRAINTLKACDLIACEDTRESKKLLDFYEISKPLTSYHKFNEQAKSEELIKKASEGITIGVISDQGMPGMSDPGEILIKKCIENNISYTILPGPSSILTALIGSGQDMSAFTFYGFIGKKSKEKNELYEKLKNEEKTSIIFDSVHNLGKTIEDFKEIFPERKLTIARELTKKFEEYKTYTIKDIDPDQITFKGEFVLILEGKKEEETDDISSFDEKIKEMIDDGKTTKEIVKKIKKESTFSKNEIYEYVINFERINP, from the coding sequence ATGGATTACCAAATATATTTTGTGCCAACACCTATCGGCAACCTCGAAGACATGACAATAAGAGCAATAAATACCCTAAAGGCATGCGACCTAATTGCTTGTGAAGATACTAGAGAATCTAAAAAACTCTTAGACTTTTATGAAATATCTAAGCCACTTACTTCTTACCACAAATTTAATGAGCAAGCCAAAAGCGAAGAGCTAATTAAAAAAGCAAGCGAAGGAATAACAATAGGAGTAATAAGCGACCAGGGTATGCCTGGAATGTCTGATCCTGGTGAAATTTTAATCAAAAAATGCATTGAAAATAATATATCATACACAATCCTTCCTGGTCCAAGCTCAATACTCACAGCCCTCATAGGGTCCGGTCAGGATATGTCAGCTTTTACCTTTTATGGATTTATCGGCAAGAAATCCAAGGAAAAAAATGAATTGTACGAAAAATTAAAAAACGAAGAAAAAACTTCGATTATTTTCGACTCTGTCCACAACCTAGGAAAAACCATCGAAGACTTTAAAGAAATCTTTCCAGAAAGAAAGCTTACAATTGCTAGGGAACTAACTAAGAAATTTGAGGAATACAAGACCTACACAATCAAAGATATAGACCCAGATCAAATCACTTTCAAGGGTGAATTCGTCTTAATTTTAGAAGGTAAAAAAGAAGAAGAAACTGATGATATTTCAAGTTTTGATGAAAAAATAAAAGAAATGATTGATGATGGCAAGACTACTAAAGAAATCGTAAAGAAAATTAAAAAAGAAAGTACTTTTTCAAAAAATGAAATTTATGAATATGTAATTAACTTTGAAAGGATTAATCCATGA
- a CDS encoding tRNA1(Val) (adenine(37)-N6)-methyltransferase, with translation MRKLDYIPRTNLKMIHVDGSYSFGIDSILLGDFAKMKKNKILLDIGSGNGILAMMANGLYDLEKVYAVEIQEAKAKILKENLDLNGIKNIEIINEDLNKIDFKENSLDYIISNPPYYKIDQNIKNKDEEFLISRQELYLNLDDIFAFANKTLKDKGKLFMIHKPERMVEIFNKCGNVKAKRIQFASSTYDTKPQFIIIEFVKNAKDGIKIEDPIIIYKDGKYTDQVRKINGTYKED, from the coding sequence ATGAGAAAATTAGATTATATTCCACGTACAAATTTAAAAATGATCCACGTTGATGGTTCCTATTCTTTTGGAATAGACTCGATTTTATTAGGAGATTTTGCAAAGATGAAGAAAAATAAAATTCTCCTTGATATTGGGTCAGGTAATGGGATTTTAGCAATGATGGCAAACGGCCTTTACGATTTAGAAAAAGTCTATGCCGTAGAAATCCAAGAGGCAAAAGCAAAAATCCTAAAAGAAAATTTAGACCTTAACGGTATTAAAAATATAGAAATAATAAACGAAGACCTAAACAAGATTGATTTTAAGGAAAACAGCCTAGATTATATTATAAGCAATCCCCCTTACTACAAGATTGACCAAAACATAAAAAATAAAGACGAGGAATTCCTAATTTCAAGGCAAGAACTCTATTTAAATCTTGACGATATTTTTGCCTTTGCAAACAAAACCCTAAAGGATAAGGGCAAGCTTTTTATGATTCATAAACCAGAACGCATGGTAGAAATTTTTAATAAGTGTGGAAATGTAAAAGCGAAAAGAATACAATTTGCATCTTCTACCTACGATACCAAACCCCAGTTTATCATAATAGAATTTGTAAAAAACGCAAAAGATGGGATAAAAATCGAAGACCCAATCATAATCTATAAGGACGGGAAATACACTGACCAGGTTAGGAAAATAAATGGAACCTACAAGGAGGACTAA